The Cyprinus carpio isolate SPL01 chromosome B22, ASM1834038v1, whole genome shotgun sequence genome contains the following window.
GGAGTGCATGACGATATGGGGCTGCATGAATGCAAAAGGTGTTGAGAAGATCACATAGATGCCTATATACCAAAAATACTTGTATATAAATACTCCCAGTCTACAGAAGCTTCATAGAAGAGGGATTTTTCCAGTATGATAACAATTCAAAGCACACAGCCATAACAATCACAATCTTGTTTAGTTTCTAAACaagaaaaatagtaaaatagtaaaaaaaaaaaataaaaaaaaaaaaggccaagaaTGATTCCGGTCTTGAACTCCAACAGAACACCTTTGGGGGGGATTTTAAAGAGAATGAATAGCAACACAACACCTCCAGCAAAGAGCAACTGAAAAATAACTGTCTCAGAAGAATGTCAGATAATCTCTCCAGAAAACTGTACAACAATGATATCTTTCTTGGCCGGGAGAATTGAGTTTGTCATCAAAACTAAATGTGGACATATtaagtattgaaaaaaataaagcatttgaaTCTACTGACTTTTGTTGTATTCTCCATTTCTCGATGCAGGAGATAAAAAGTGATTCACCACAActtctgaaacaaaaaaacacttcttcTTCAAGCAATAGAAGAGGCCTGCAGAGAAACTGAGATAAATGTATGCCAGGAATGAATGAATTCTTTCCATAGATCCGATGCTTGGGAAAACATACTGGGAAACAGCTCAGAGAACATATTGTGATGTGAATGAAATTCTCTGGCAGAAAGAAACATATATCATAGTACTTCATTAAAAAGTAAACACTGATTTTCCAAAGGAGCAAAATTAGACTTAGATTTTAGCTACAGGGCCTTCAGTTTTGAGAGCATCACTTAGCAGTTTGGAGAAGTTTCCTTAAAATAATCACTTCCACAACCAACCAATGACAGTAAGGAAACATAATTAAGTCATCAGTTTCTAGAAAGATTGACATTTGTTAGTTTGAAATTTACAAaagccatatattttttttacaatatatatatatatatatcagtttctAGAAAGATTGACATTTGTTAGTTTGAAATTTACAAaagccatatattttttttacaattgattACAATGTTACTATATAAAttggtaaattaaataaaaatatattatcataaaaatatcattataatataaacatcTTTAGTGTGCAATTAACTTATCTTAACCAGATCACATTAAATAATCCTGCATTTTTTAAGGTCCTTGAggattttaatatattcatgatatcttcaaaaaaaaattatatcttcaAGATTTATAATGAAGACAGCCCAGAATAAGAATCAagttttactttttcaaatagaCATTTGTTTAACATATGTTTGGAATTAAATGAATTTCACTATAAACTTTTCTCTGGCACAAATAGTGAAGATTAATTTGTTGCACCCTgggattgattattattatataactccttttttaaataaagttattataataaagtttattatgtTTTAACTTTGCAGTCATACAACTCATATAATTGTCTCTAATAATGTATTCGATTAAAACAGCTGAATTTACATTGTTCAGACCCCTCATTAAGTGTGTGGAAGTACAGTTGGCAGCACAATACTCTGAAGCCTATTTGGATGACCTAAGATTGGTAATTTTGAGGATCTTTTTCTTCCTCAGCAGTCTTTTATCCCTCATGAGCTCTGTCAGGTTGAAATAGTGTTGCTAAACAACAATTTTTCCAAGTCTCCAAAAATCTTtgatggggttcaggtctgaCAAGAACATTAACAGAGTCATACCCAAAGCTATTCCAGAATAACCTGTGATCAAGGCCTGACTGAGGGACTCCACTTCTCACTAAGAGAACAAAGGACCTTCTCCTGATAATTAACATTTGACACACTCTTTGAACACTCTCCTGCATAAGTAACAGTGCCATCGAGACGCCCCACGCCTAGCAGTTCACACCTCACCACCACACTCCCCTCCTCACACTATGATCCCCATCCTTTCTCCCCTCACCTGAAACCTCACTTCTAAATCTATGCAATGTTAATTGTATACAACAAGTGACTAtatatgtttggtatcatttgaaaatGTCTCAGTGTGTGCCTGGTACAAATGGTCTCAACCTTTACAAAAggtagactaaaagataatacagatcctaagagttaagagatattttgcttactgtaatgggGGTGCCCTTTTCCAGGGTCTTCCATGTTCCATGTACCTTCTGTTCCCTTTGAGGTGTAAACTACCCCGGTCTGAGACCTgggttaatgcaaattccaattgttagtttctGGTCTTCATCTCTGGGATGTTTGTTCTGGTCTGAGGTttttaaaggattgcagcaaaaggatcagggcgATTCTGTAACCAGAAAGCCCGagtggtgtgtgtctcttcacttcatactatgtatttcactagaagtcaggtatgcatctttcaATTCTAGATTCATCTTtaagaatttgatgtcttgtattgaattgatatctttgaattgggtatgtaattggcagaatacatatttacctgactgataataaattgttacatttgattttattctgttttactctggaattattgactctagtagattatGTTGTATCCTTGTTAGAGACATGAGCAATCTGAATGAAcgattacaataatattaaagaataaatagaataatcaaatgtgagaataataataattagagatagacaaacaaccaatttgcctttcaacccaaattcgaggtcatacttaaatggagtcagatttgagtttaacctaaattgaataactctactTACTGAAAAAGACCGAACACGCAGGAATCCTTCAGCCAGCATCGGATACCTTCCTTGGCCCGTGCAGCGTGGACCTTACACCTGCATGTTATTGTCATGTTGAAGGTGAACTTTAGTCCAAACCATGAGGTCCAGAGCCTCTGAACATATTTTACTCAAGTATCTACCTGGTTGGAGCTGTGGCACAGAGGGTTGCTCCTGACACATGAAGAGCTGTTGGACTTATGTTCCAGTCCTGTCCCCTATTTCTCCCCCCATACTTGTCATTTCTTCACTGTCCTAAGTAATAAAGccaaatataaattaacaaaaaatctcCCTGTATTCTGACCTGCTCAAATTCCTCTCAATCCACATAAACATCCCGTGTGTAAAATACATTGTGTTGCTGAAGTTTACTGTTATGGTTTTGTTTAGGGACGTACTATCGCTTTTACTTCATAAGCTTAGTTTGGCAAGAAGGCAAGATCTTTAAATGGTCTCAGTGTGTCTGAACTTCTTTCTTTTAGGAATACTGGGACTGTCAAAGCacactttttttgtattcttcCCAACATCTGTGCTTTGACAATCTTTTCTTACAGGTTTACAGTAAGTTCCTGTGACCTCAATGCTTGGCTTTAGCTCTGATATTATGTACAGCACACTTTCACCTGTGAGACCTTTCATAGACAGATGCGGGCTGTTACTTATTgtctaaactattttatttaccACCAGGTAAGTTGAATTCAATTGTAGAAACAACAAATTtaagaagaaaaagacagaaatttTGTGTGatctatgtttttgtttttatctgtgaTACTGTGAAAACATATTCATTATGGAACATCGTGGAAAAGATgtgacatgaagaaaaaaatgttactgtgaggttaaatgagtaaaaaagtttaacaataattagtttgtaaagaaatatttatttagggCTAAAATGTACAGGTTCAAGAATTTCCACATATGATAATGCATCAAAGTAACATCAAAGTAGTATTAGTAGGATAATTTAAAGGAAGAATCacaactgaaattaaatgcacaattaataataaatagccaGTAGGGGTGATGCTAAAGTTCCATGAATAAATGTTTACACATCAGGCATGTATCTATGCAAAAGAAACTTGAATCATTCAACATTTTATACAACTAGAgcttgtgcatgtttttttttcatatatatttacttcaAAAGAAAGGAATTGTCAAAATCTGTTTTGCGAATGCAGCCTCTCTGACTCTGAAGCTTTGGTTGGTTTCATAATAGCAATAACTGCAATAGAAACATGGATTGAAACCTTTATAACATCATTCACTTTGCTTGATCAGCTCTAGAGAGTTCAAGCTAAATCATTTCTACACATTCTCTATAAAATACACATGTATTAGTTTATCGCTGACATTACATAGAGATGCTCAAATAAAAGTCATGTATGTTTGatgctgtttgtttttcattttcattattactttaatttttaaagtgaaaCACAAGGTAAAATTTCAGTATAAGAAGACTGTATGTGAAAGTTGTGTCAGAGATTCCATCAGTGATCCAAACAGGTCCTGTTCCAGTCAGCATCAGGTCACATCAGACTTACTGGAGTCAGTTTGGTACCAGGATCCTCCCTGACAAAGTAAAGATAACAATTTATTGACAAGTGAGATGAATATACAGCCATGATGTATATGGATTGGTaagcagcggctatttgcactaagtgaaaatagcgaTAGAGGCTATTTATACTGTTAAACTAGAAGGATTTTCttctatttatactacttattgcaaatggcaattatctgcacctcagtattatagtacattataaaatgtttgcactaagtgaaaatattgagtgtaaattatcatcttaattcaaattattcaatggataacaccttattgggacaataaagccctccctacacacCTACACTAACCCTACctgatatattatttttctaatttttattatttccttaatttttattgaaaataaatgcctttctgatctgataaaagatttgaaaaggagaaaaaaagtttgGTAAAAGCGGATTTGAACCCAGGTCAATCGTGTCAAAAAGACAACGGTACGCACTTTACCATCTACACCCACTGGAGCTGACGATTGTTAGCCGTCTTTTATAGTGTTGACTATCCCTATCACACGTTTGTGGGTGGAGCTAGTGTAAAAGTAGCCTCTGTCAACAAGTCGGGCTATTTGACctaagtgtaaatagacactccgggATAAGTATCAGCCTGATTTGCTCTTATCTCCACTGACCTGCTGATTTCTTCTTGTAGTAAATGAGTCCAGCAGCTGCGATGATGATTCCCAGCACCAGACCAGACGCACCGATGGCGATTTTATTCCTCTCACCTTCAGGAAGAGAGGGGTCTGTGGGGTACAGAAATCATGCTCTGTTCATTctcaatatttacaatatttgttaAGCTGTGAAAGTGTAACAAAATAATTTCCAGATTTTCTATTTGATCCCATTACCATGCCCAAGTCCTTCATAAAGGTAAGTCTGTAAGGTAAATGTTTGGTCTTACCCCAGTCATAGATCATGGGTTTACTGAAGCTGGCGTGCTCCACCATACAGGAGATCTTCTCTCCAGATTTGGGGGTGTACTCCAGGTGAGAGTGAATCTGGTAGAACCAGTTCCCATTAGCCATCTCCATAGTGGAGGTCACGTCTGAGGTCATCTCTTTACCATCTCTCAGCCAGGACACTTTGATTTTTTTAGGGTAGAATTCATATGCACTGCACATCAACACAGCTGGACGGCTGCCATCAGCCTGCCGCGCTGACCTGAGTGTAATCATCGGTTTTACTAAACCaggaaaaacatcaaattaattcCTCTTACGTTAGCTTACACTATTCTAATGCATGTAACACAAATATTGATATGCAAGAAGCTATAACACTTGAATGAACTatatgaacaaattaataaaatgaactttgAATTAAGATATATAGACTAATAAAGAGCATAGACATGTTTCCTTCAGTGGTgtgtgatgttttaaaataaggaGGCAAAGTCccccaaaaaaatttatatatcaaATGTATGTCCCTGTCACACTTAACTCTctgctttaaataaacatttatttgtattgtttttgttatcgTTACTTTGGAttttatttggtcttttttttttgaagaaaaccgGCTGTAAAATGATCAACTAAtaaattactgattttaatatttgttttatctgataattaatgcaaaataattcgTAACAATATACACGCGCTAAGGTTTGTATAGTGATTTACTAATAAATCAGATCTTTCACAAAACAGACAAACGTTGATAAAACACACATGAATGCAAACACCGatcttttaattaatgcaaa
Protein-coding sequences here:
- the LOC109052650 gene encoding H-2 class II histocompatibility antigen, E-S beta chain-like, producing the protein MSLLKLLIFHPILMLSAFTGTAHGYYEYMTAECVYSTSDYSDMVLLLSYSFNHVMHLQYNSSVGKFVGYTEQGVKHAEGFNKNQAYMQQVKAAVDTFCRPNAQILDSAVRDKSVKPMITLRSARQADGSRPAVLMCSAYEFYPKKIKVSWLRDGKEMTSDVTSTMEMANGNWFYQIHSHLEYTPKSGEKISCMVEHASFSKPMIYDWDPSLPEGERNKIAIGASGLVLGIIIAAAGLIYYKKKSAGRILVPN